The genomic region CTGAGCAACAAGCAACATGGTTGTTGTCCATGGGTGGTCAAATTTATCAGTAACCCAAGACTTCCATGCTCACAAAACCTCCATTTTAATCAaaggttgctgagaaaattacTAACAGGCTCAAGTTTCATCTTAATAGCAGAAGACCACTCATCACCAGATCTAGAATTAGCATCAAACAATAACACAACccaggaaaacaaaaacattatttaCATGCTTCACTAATGATATGCATTGATAACCATAACTTCTGGGGATATGACGCTGCTCAACAAGATAATGCATTTGTGAAGCTCAGACGAATCGCAAAAATCATAGAGGAAAATCTCTTGAGCATTACCACATATAAggtacaagaaagaaaaagttgatGTATGTGATCTAGCTTGGGACTGAGATGGATCAGTGTTgaatattttcctaaaataagCAGACTAATTACATTAAGAAATATTGATTGATATAGAACTTTAACCTCAACATTCAGAATTAATTAGGAAGAAGTTGAAAATACAGAGAAAACCTGAGGGAAGGAGCTAAGACACAGATGCAGGGATTGGCTTCACAGCATTTTGGATCCGTTGGAATGCCACTCTCACTCTTTCCTTGAGGCCTTCATTTTCGCTCTCAACATTCCCACTCTGTTTATCAAGATGTGCCACATTTCCATCAACACTTATCACCAGGTTCCCATTCCCTCCCAACTTCACATCTCCAAACAGAGAAACAAGGAGTGCATGGATAACCTTTTCTGctttcttcccattttcttcttcagttTTTATGGCCTCTGATTCAACTACTACCCTGGGGATCTCAAGACTGATATTTAAAACTAGAGCCACAATGGAGTCAGAAACCATGTCACTAATTGGATCTGATGTCCAATGCAGTGAAATATGCTTCTCCGACTCATGCTTCACTGTCACCCGTTCATGGACTTGAAAAGCTGGAACCTCAGATTCTTCATCTGGCAATGACTCAACACTCTCATATATCTGCTTCAGCCTGTGCTTTATTACACCAAAGGCACCAGTGTAAGGAATAGTAATCCTCTGGGTGACATTTGCTGTGGATAGCTGCGAGAAGACATGGAGATCATCAGGTGCCATTATCTGATAAGTGAACCCTTTCTTTACCAGTAAACCACTGACAGTTTCACCAACTTCTGGGGTCTTTTCAGCCAGCCTCCCAATGGTTTTTGCCATTTTTTCAGAGTTGAAATACATTTCAACTGACTGACAGTTCTTTGGGGAAATAATTTTGGTGTTGCAGTCAGCAAACTGGGTGATAAGCTTCTGTTTGAGCCTCCCCATCTCATTAGCTTCTCCATGAACAAGAATGATGTTAGGTGGCATGAGCTCCTTCAAGAATGTACTTGTCTGTGCAAAATCTGCATGGGCAGAGAAAGAAATGTAATGGACCTGCATGTTGAGGGGAGCAGTAAGACCATTCATTAAAGTAACTTCCTTGGGTTCATTAATGATGGTTTTTGCCAATGTCCCTCCCACGACATACCCAGGTATAACACATGCATTTTTCTTATCAGAGCACCACATATCAAACAATTGTCTTGACAACCCACTCTGAAGCCCACCCGGGCTCGCCATCACCACTGATGGACCTACATCATTAAAATTCTCAATGCTCTTTAAGGGTGATATGTGCTTGAAGTCAAAGGGATTCGAATTTGCAAATTGGTTGCGGATCCTCtcattcatggaattgataTATGTCTGGTAAACAGCCATGCACCTTTTTGCAAGGGGGGAAGCATAATATATGGGGAAGTTATGGAGCTCAGGATGGTTAGACCAATACTCATCAAGGATAAGAAGGAGTTCTTGGGCACGACCTAGAGCATATGCAGGGATTAGAACACGGCCCCCTTGAGAAATGGTTGAGTGGATGACATCTGTGAAGCGCTTTTCTCGCACATGCCGAGGCTGATGGAGTTGGACACCATAAGTGGATTCAATTATGCAAATATCAGGGCAGAACTGTGGGATCTCAGCAGCACGGAGATGACGATCTTCTTCGCGAGAATAGTCTCCAGTGTAAAGTACTCGGACACCAGCAATATCAACCATAAACATGGCAGCACCAAGGACGTGGCCAGCTGTGTAACACCAAAATCGTATACCATTTACTTCTAAAGTCTGATGGAAATCAATAACCTGCAGAAGGGAGATTTAATTACAGTTACATGAAGATTAAATGAGATAATAAAATTAAGCTACATATCTAAAGTCAATTGTTGTAAATGGCCCAACATTCTGCAATAGATCAGGATTATATGCAACCAATATTTTGGCATATGagatacacacacacacacccacCATATTGCTTTTTTTAGTGaacaagttttatattttattagattAGTTACGTAAcaattttgaaactaaattcAGAACAATAGAAAAAATGTTGTTGTGGAACACAAAACATGAATTAATATTAGAAGTATAGCCATTTAAATCTTAATAGACTAATTCCTACTATGTTAGTTTTATTTGTCCAGAACTGAAGACAAAACCCATCTGTTCTCATGGAAGGTGAAGTACAGAAAGCCCACAGATGTTATAGAGATCTAAAACAGTAGTACTTACACTCAGGTAGAATCTATTTTTCAGGTATGAATGTCTATGGTAGAAAGATTAAGGCTTTAGGACAAGGTAGTAGACATTTGTGACactattaatttcaaataagaGTCCCAAGATAGAACATTAGAGCTAATCGCAAATTTAAATAACCAGATTTAAGCTAATCTGTGATACATGGACCATTGTGACcataacttttgtttttttttttttttgatagttaTTGTAAccataacctttttttttcctgattgaCATTGTGACCATAACTTTTCAGGCCTTTAAAAAAGGAAGTGCAAgagaaggatttctcatccttccctACTTTACAAAACCTGATTTAAAAATGGAAGTGCAActgtacaagagaaggatgagaaatccttccttACTTTACAAAACCTGatcaaaacagaggaaaataaaTACTCTCCAATAAACATCAAAACAACTCGACATTGCAATTTTAACACTTCAGTCTACAAGTTGACATCCAATCAAGTTGAGTTATGTTGAGAAATTCATGCCTTAAAACAGATAGTTACATTAAAGGCACAACCATAATCTTACATTACATGCATCTAGTTATCGTAAATtcacaacataaaaaaaaaaaaaatatacgttttaaaaaatagaatcaaaggcttcattttttattttttattttttgataggtaaattttgctcccattgggacttgaacttggaacctcccacaaaccctccccatccctttaccacctAACCCAGGCCTGAAGGGCACCAAAGGCTTAGGCTTCATTCAACATGACATGTAATAATACCTAACAAACCTTCTCAGTTAGGGTATTAGACAACTGATTAGGAACTATAGAATCATAATGCTCTTTTAACTAAGAACACTTTCCAGGTAAGATATTATACAAGTTCTAAGAAAGCAACAAGTtcacaaaaattataaataaaaacaatacttACATTGTCAAGGCATAAAATAGAGCAACAAACAGCATTAGGATAGTTgatgaaagacaaaaataatCCACATAAAAGAGTAAAACAAGTAGCATTggatttctttcattttaattttaatttttatatttttggttttgtgggggggggggggggggggggggaagagGTGGAGGGGATGGCGAGATAGGCAAATAACaggatatatgtatatattaaatatatgtaaGAAAAGCCCCAATGTAAAATGGTGAACACAGTACACTGGAAGTATAAGTAGCATTGGAGCATTTGATGGtgagaaatatgaaaagatTTCCATGACTAGGACTAATTTCTAGTCGATACTTGTTGTTTAGCTCAGTGCCTATGGTGGAGAAAACACATAGGATCTTTGAGGGTAAAGAGGCTTTTGAAGttgaggaaaaagaagaagaaaaataaaaagttctgGTCATTGTTCCAAATCCAAGTTTCAATGGAATACAGCAGATGGAAGAACATTATTATATTCCTCTGgataataagaaatattaaatacaataaaacttaaaagataacatttacaaaaattttcaaaacagaaaataaaaagatgaaaaaagcCAAATCAAAGTCACTCACCACCAACCAGGGAAAGGGATGCATTTAGATTAGCTTCAAAACCAGTTTGGACTTGAGGAGAAATATTACAAgccttaaaaaaattgagattgaaACATACatctataaacaaaaataaacacaCCTCAATTTTATCCATGGAGCGAAGAATGTCTTGTTCATCATACAACATATCTTCAACTGAAACTTTGCTCACTTTTACATAATCAGACAAAAGCAACTTGTAGATAGCCTTCGTTGCATGAGTCATAAAAACTCGCCCTTTGAATGTGGTCTAAtgaacaaattcaaatattttagcttatttaaaaacatatgcaAAGTAATTGCAtaaaatttgattaagaaaatggcCAACCTTCTCCAGGA from Vitis riparia cultivar Riparia Gloire de Montpellier isolate 1030 unplaced genomic scaffold, EGFV_Vit.rip_1.0 scaffold861_pilon_pilon, whole genome shotgun sequence harbors:
- the LOC117910797 gene encoding cleavage and polyadenylation specificity factor subunit 3-I-like isoform X2, with protein sequence MKWAVPVSTCPIKGKPYCFHLDHAASLPYFLEKTTFKGRVFMTHATKAIYKLLLSDYVKVSKVSVEDMLYDEQDILRSMDKIEVIDFHQTLEVNGIRFWCYTAGHVLGAAMFMVDIAGVRVLYTGDYSREEDRHLRAAEIPQFCPDICIIESTYGVQLHQPRHVREKRFTDVIHSTISQGGRVLIPAYALGRAQELLLILDEYWSNHPELHNFPIYYASPLAKRCMAVYQTYINSMNERIRNQFANSNPFDFKHISPLKSIENFNDVGPSVVMASPGGLQSGLSRQLFDMWCSDKKNACVIPGYVVGGTLAKTIINEPKEVTLMNGLTAPLNMQVHYISFSAHADFAQTSTFLKELMPPNIILVHGEANEMGRLKQKLITQFADCNTKIISPKNCQSVEMYFNSEKMAKTIGRLAEKTPEVGETVSGLLVKKGFTYQIMAPDDLHVFSQLSTANVTQRITIPYTGAFGVIKHRLKQIYESVESLPDEESEVPAFQVHERVTVKHESEKHISLHWTSDPISDMVSDSIVALVLNISLEIPRVVVESEAIKTEEENGKKAEKVIHALLVSLFGDVKLGGNGNLVISVDGNVAHLDKQSGNVESENEGLKERVRVAFQRIQNAVKPIPASVS
- the LOC117910797 gene encoding cleavage and polyadenylation specificity factor subunit 3-I-like isoform X1 produces the protein MASTGPSQSLKRPDSSLTRGDQLIITPLGAGNEVGRSCVYMSYKGKTILFDCGIHPAYSGMAALPYFDEIDPSTIDVLLVTHFHLDHAASLPYFLEKTTFKGRVFMTHATKAIYKLLLSDYVKVSKVSVEDMLYDEQDILRSMDKIEVIDFHQTLEVNGIRFWCYTAGHVLGAAMFMVDIAGVRVLYTGDYSREEDRHLRAAEIPQFCPDICIIESTYGVQLHQPRHVREKRFTDVIHSTISQGGRVLIPAYALGRAQELLLILDEYWSNHPELHNFPIYYASPLAKRCMAVYQTYINSMNERIRNQFANSNPFDFKHISPLKSIENFNDVGPSVVMASPGGLQSGLSRQLFDMWCSDKKNACVIPGYVVGGTLAKTIINEPKEVTLMNGLTAPLNMQVHYISFSAHADFAQTSTFLKELMPPNIILVHGEANEMGRLKQKLITQFADCNTKIISPKNCQSVEMYFNSEKMAKTIGRLAEKTPEVGETVSGLLVKKGFTYQIMAPDDLHVFSQLSTANVTQRITIPYTGAFGVIKHRLKQIYESVESLPDEESEVPAFQVHERVTVKHESEKHISLHWTSDPISDMVSDSIVALVLNISLEIPRVVVESEAIKTEEENGKKAEKVIHALLVSLFGDVKLGGNGNLVISVDGNVAHLDKQSGNVESENEGLKERVRVAFQRIQNAVKPIPASVS
- the LOC117910797 gene encoding cleavage and polyadenylation specificity factor subunit 3-I-like isoform X3, encoding MKFREYHDCSFILDYIPGFHLDHAASLPYFLEKTTFKGRVFMTHATKAIYKLLLSDYVKVSKVSVEDMLYDEQDILRSMDKIEVIDFHQTLEVNGIRFWCYTAGHVLGAAMFMVDIAGVRVLYTGDYSREEDRHLRAAEIPQFCPDICIIESTYGVQLHQPRHVREKRFTDVIHSTISQGGRVLIPAYALGRAQELLLILDEYWSNHPELHNFPIYYASPLAKRCMAVYQTYINSMNERIRNQFANSNPFDFKHISPLKSIENFNDVGPSVVMASPGGLQSGLSRQLFDMWCSDKKNACVIPGYVVGGTLAKTIINEPKEVTLMNGLTAPLNMQVHYISFSAHADFAQTSTFLKELMPPNIILVHGEANEMGRLKQKLITQFADCNTKIISPKNCQSVEMYFNSEKMAKTIGRLAEKTPEVGETVSGLLVKKGFTYQIMAPDDLHVFSQLSTANVTQRITIPYTGAFGVIKHRLKQIYESVESLPDEESEVPAFQVHERVTVKHESEKHISLHWTSDPISDMVSDSIVALVLNISLEIPRVVVESEAIKTEEENGKKAEKVIHALLVSLFGDVKLGGNGNLVISVDGNVAHLDKQSGNVESENEGLKERVRVAFQRIQNAVKPIPASVS